TAACCAAGAGCTTCTAATTCATCTGCCACAATAGATGCAGTTCTGAACTCCAGCCAACCGGGTTCTGCATACTTATGGAGATCCCGGCGCCAACGAGTCATTAAAGGGATCAACTCATCGATACACCGAGCTTGTTGACTAACCATATAAAACCTTCTCTCCTTTTATATTAAAGGACATTTCCTTTATCGTTCCGTTAATGGTAATTTGAATTTATACTATTGTCAATACTTTTTAATAAATTTGCAAATAACAAAAGATACCAATAGCTCGGAACCTGTAAATTTCACAGGTCCCAAACTATTGGTATCTCAATACTGACATGTATGCAATGTTCTTTATCTGTAAGTCATCTGCTTTTACATAAATTGCAGCTCATAGACCTTGCGTGGTCTGCCGCGCTGGCCGGATTGTTCCTCACCGGTTATTTTGGCTAATCCGACATTTTCTAACTCGGTAAGTATTCTTCTGGCATTACGCTCTGTACTATTCATCCAAGAGGCCAACTCTTTGGATGTAAGCTGGCTTTTTCTATAGTGAAGAGCCATTGAATAAATTCTATCTACTGTGACGGGACCGATTTCAGCAGCTTCCAGTAATTCATTCCACTCACTGCTAACCTTCCGATTATCATAAGAAATAGAGTGCTCATGTCCTTCAGATTCTGTGATCTTTTTATTTTCATCTACAAAAACAATACTTTTCTTTTCTTTTCCTCTGACATATTGAATCGCTAACCGGGCGTTTTGTTCAGCTTCCAAGGATGTAATCCCATAACCAAGACCAATCCGTATTTCAAGTTTACTTTGCACCTCTGCTTCCGTAATTAAATCAAACAGTGAATCTTCGCTTAGCTGAAGCTCCATTTCTCCTCTTGTTGTGTAGAGAAAGTAGCGGCCGTCCCCTATTTCTACAAACGATCCGTTAATGCGTTCAGCATAGTTTAGAAGCAGTTTTTTCAGTTCTAATTCGTGGTATTTCATTTTATACGAAAAGTTTCCTTCCCAGCCGATTTGGAAAATTTCAATCGCTATAATGGCAACTTGCGCTTTACGGTACCATTGTGATACCCCTCTTTGCTTTAAATATTGGATAATTAGACGAACTGCGATAACATCGGGAGCCACTTTATAGCACGGTATTCCTAATTGTTGCAGTTTCTTATGTACCGCATTTACACACGTGATCGCCGCATCAATCTGGCCTTCCTCGAATGCTTGCAAATGAAAATCAATAATTTCATTGACTGGATGGTATCCCTTATAAGGAAAAGCGCGTACCGTCAGTAGATTCAGAGGTGTTTGAGCTTGGACATCCTTAATCTGAATCGTGTCCAAACTTATGGAGCGGAAAATTTTCTGCTCCTGCAGCTGGGCTTCTAAAAGCGTTTTATTAAGACTATTGCTATTTAAAGGTGCATAAAGTCCTTCCTCTTCCAAAATCAATTGATTAGTTACTGCATAGTCGTAGGGAGCCTGACCAGAAAAGAACCATTGATCTACATATTTTTTATTCGCTGAAATAATTTCTTGTGTTTCTTCCATTTCTATGTACGGAAATGGAAGAAGCATGATTTCATCAAATTCTTTTACCGCGTTCTGTATAATCTTTATAGAATGACTAGGTCCTATTACACCTAAACGAATTTTCAATTACATATCCCCCCTTTCACATCCTAGTATTGGTTAGAATTAGCCGATAAATGTTGATGAATGAATCCAGCCACAGTCTTCTTATACGCAACCCTCTCCATCACAAATGCCTCCCCATGATTTGCACCATCCACTAATATCAGTTCCGTCTCACTCTTCGTCATTGCATAAAGCTCCTTCGTCATATCTGTCGGTACAAATGTATCTGCTTGTCCGTGAATATAAAGTATCGGCACAGTTGCCCGCCGTACTGCACCTAGCGCATCCGCTTCCCTCAATGAATAGCCCGCTTTCGCATTCGTCAATAAACTCATATTATCAAGCAGCGGAAATGCCGGCAAATGAAACATCCTGTCCAGTTGATAAGCAAACAGCCGATAAACGGACTGGTACGGGCTGTCCGCAATGCTAGCCTTTACTTGCTTCGGCAATTGTTCACCGCTTGCCATCAGTACTGTTGCAGCGCCCATCGATAAACCATGGTAGACTACTTCAGTATCAGGACCCATTGCCAAGCAACTTCGTCCAGTCTATTACATCCAGGCGATCAGGCCAGCCGAATCCATACTAGTCTCCCCCGCTTTTTCCGTGTCCTCTTGCATTTGGCATAAAGATATTGAATCCTAATTCCTCATAATAATACTGCCCATATAGCCCCATTTGTTTTGCATGCCCTAGGTAACCATGCGTCAGAATGACTAATTTATCGGCCGTCTGTTTGGCAGGCAAGTAATAGCCTATTAAATCTAAAACCATCCCTTGACGTCATATGCATTTCTTCAAAGTCCTGTCTGTCAGGAAATCTTTAAGTCCACGTTTGATGGCCAGATTATAGAAGAAAAAAGAGACTAAGAGTATTAGTACCTTCTTCCATCCTATTTTTTCATTTCTCTACATTCTTTCCACCAGTGTATTTATTCATATTATACATCGGAAGCAAACTATACGTCAGAAGAAATTCATGAGAAAAGCCCCAACAAATGAATTTCATTCGTTGGGGCTTAAAATGGCTATCAGCTTTTTGGTTTTTCATTGTTTTCGTTCTCGGCCGCCTTGTCTGCCCGTTTATAATCTTTGGCGTACAATACTTCCTGCGCAGATGAAAGGCCGTTGTTCTTATCAGTCAGTGTTTTGTGCGGCTGTTTGTTTTCACTCAAGTCTCAACACTCCTTTCCGTCATATTTGTATTCTTCCACGAACCGACGAAATTAAACATACCAAGCCAGTCAGCGATCTTTGGCATTTTTTCTGAAATATCGTATACTAACTGCAAAAGGAGCTGATCGTATGATATTCCACATGACAGAACACGGTTTTGAAACTGAAACAGAGTTTGGAAAGTTACATATTTCCTCCGATGAAGAAAAAGGATTCCGCCCCTACCAGCTGATGGTTGCTTCGATTGCAGTGTGCGGAGGCGGTGTAATGCGGAAAATTCTTGATAAAATGCGTATGCCTGCAGATGATATCGCAGTCGATGTGAAGGAAGTGGTACGTTCGCAGGATGATGCAAGCCGCATCTTGAAAATGCACCTTCATTTCACAGTCACCGGCTCCAATATTACGGAAGATAAAATGCCCCGCGTTATGGAACTGACAGAGAAGAACTGTTCGATGCTGCAATCTGTGATCGGCTGTATCGATGTGGTAAAGACGTTTGAGATCGACACAAAATAATGCTTAAAAAACCGACAGAACGCGATTTCTGTCGGTTTTTTATTAGTTCAATTTCTATTCATTTCCAAATTATTCATGTACAATTAAGTATATAAACAAAGGGAGGTCCATCGTATGAAAAACAAACTTATCGGAGCACTAATTGCTCTGCTGATTTTTGCGGCTGTGCCTTTTCAAGTACAGGCTGACGCATCATTTACTGATGTAGATAAACATTGGGCCAAGGAAGAAATTATGTATTTAGCGGATCGACATATTATCGGCGGCTTTCCGGACGGTACCTTTAAGCCGAATGATCCAATTACACGTGCCCAAGCCTCTTCCATGCTTGTAAAAGCACTAAAGATTCCACTCGTAAAAAATCCGACCGTCAAGTTTAAGGATGTCACAAAAAATTCATCGTACTACCAAATTCTTGCCACAGTAAATGAAAAAGGAATCATGCGCGGGGACAACGGTTTCATGCGTCCCGGCGAAGATACTTCACGTGCTCACATGGCTGCGATCATCCGTCGTTCATTTACTATTCCTGTCGATCACCAGGCAACATTTGTTGACGTATCGCCTGCACATTGGTCATTCCCTGACATCAACGGTATTGCTAAAAAAGGAATCACCGGCGGATCCGATGGGAAATATATGCCGGCAGACTCTGTTACACGTGCGCAGTTTTCAGCGTTTTTAGTGCGTGCACTGGATGATTCCATGAAGCTTGGAGACTACCATTCATATGTAAGTGTCAAAGGAAAGAAAATTGAACAGAATGGCTTCTCTTATACCATTGCAAAAAACAAAACTTCTGCTAAGTTATTTAAAGAGAATCAAAAAACAGGAACACGTTCTGCTATATTAGACAGCGCGGCTATGCCTGATAATGGCATAAACCGGGAACTGCTTATGCCAGGTTATCAAATGGTGCTGTATAACGATGATCTGTATATTCCGTATTGGAACTTGATTAACCCCGAAACCAAAATACCTGCCGGCTATGGTCTGGTAAAAATTAATGTAAATGACTGGAGATACACAATCGGCAGCATTCCAATCGATCAAAAGTTCCGCAACATGTTTATTTGGAACGACCGTATTTACTATACGCTGGAAAAGAATAAGGACCGCGTTTTCGATTCTACATTCGATCCAAACACGCCAATTGATGATCCTTTGACGCTGTATTCTATCGCCATGGATGGTAAAAACAAAAAGACATTATTGAACTTTACTGCACGTGTAATTTTTGACGAAGTGGAAGCCACTTCAAAAACCAATCGAGTAAGCCAAAACAATAAGTCTGTGGCGTTCGATCTATCTGCCATGTACTACTTTAACAAAACAGGTGTTTATAAGTATAATCTGCTGGATAAAAAGACAAGCAAGATCTCAAACGTCCTGGCAAAAGACATGGAAATCACAGCTTCGCAGTTAGTTGTAACTGACCAGGCTGGAAAGAAACATACCCTGAAGAAATAATTAAAACGGCATGCCTCTGTATTGGAAGGCATGCCGTTTTTCTATCGGTCTATCAAGAGCTTCGCAACCGCGCGAATCAGTAATTGGCCAATTAGCAATACAAAAGCAGTAAGCAAGATAACAACATCCCGGCCCAACGGTTTGAACCACCCTCCGTCGTCAATAATGAAAGTCTTCGCTAACAGCAACGAGATGACTGCTGTGAGTATATTGACCGGGAAAACAAAACGAAGCTTGATCAAGCCCGACAAACCGCCGGTCACTAAAACAAATAAAACAGATGCCAGCAGCAGATACGAAGCTTCTTCACGCTTAACATACTGCCCATACTCATAGAAATGAAATAAGAACGGCGCCGGTATTAGAGTCATAATAAGCCATGCTATTTTCAAGCGTTGTCTCGTCAATATATTATTCCCCCATTTGTTCTTTTATTGGCACATAGCCGACTTTCTCCACTAATTCCTGCCCTTGCGCTGAAACCATCCATTCGATGAACTTCCCGACGTTTGGATTTTTCGTACCCGCCGTAACAATATAAAACTCTGAAGCAATTGGATATTCATCACTGCGGATTGTTTCCTTCGTCGGCTTCACTCCATCAATCGCGAGGAGCTTAATCTCTTCATTACCGACCATTTCCGTGGAGTAATAGCGGAATGTATAGCCAATGGCATTTTTGTAGTTTCGATACTTTGAGACTTCTGAAATTATACCGCCCATTCCTTCCGACACATTTTCTTTCGGAGCATCCATAATTGGAATATCTCCCATCAACCGTTCTAATGCGGTTTGACTTCCGCTGTCTGCAGGTCGCTGGAATGCACGAATCGGTTCATTTATGCCCCCAACTTCATCCCAATTCGTAATGTTGCCTGCATAAATCCCTTGTATTTGTTTCAGTTCCAGGCCGTTTATCGGATTCTTTTGATTTACAAAGAAAACAAATGCTTCCCGTCCGACCGGCGTCAGCTTCAATTCAAGGCCTTTCTCCTTCGCCACTTTTAATTGAGCATCTGAAGGTCCTGCAGCCAGAATCATATCGACTTTGCCATTGAACAAATTATCATAGGCAACTGGTGTTGTATTGGCCATTACTTCGCTGTCGTATGGATTATATTCTTTTTCCGGATAGACTGCTTGAACGAATGCCGCGTATAACGGGTACAGCGCTGTAGCTCCGTCTATTCGCGGCAAATGGTTCTCAAACTGTACTGTTGCCTCTTCCTTCAGCGAGACAAGTTTTGATTCCCGGTCAAACGCAAAAGGCTCATAGTAGTACACATCTACTTCCGCACCCACCGTGGAAATACTGGCTTTATATAACTGCATCGCAGGCCAGACTGCCGCGCCAATAATGACAGCTCCTGCAATGAGTCCAAACCAACGTTTTCGCTGTTTTGTGCTGAAATAATGGAACAGCATCATAACAATCCATATATACAACATGATAACCCCGGCAATCACCAATGGAATGTAGTGAATCAGCCCCATAAACAACAAGTAGAATGAACCGATTGCTGTAAAAAACAGAAATCCTATCAATAGAAATACCGCAAATGCCAAAGACGTAATCATACGCATCCCCCTTTATTTCTCGCTTAATTCATCCAAACGTTGCCAGGCTTCTTCTTCATCAAACGAGCTGTACCAGCGGTAATGTTCTTCGTCTAAAATACGATAATGCTGACTGATCAAGTTTTGCTGCAGACGGAAGCGCCCTTTAGTTTCCAGCTCCCGCCACCACACTTTTCCTCCCATCGACTGATCCATCCGGCGGTCAATACCGTTATGTGCAATCGTCTCCAGCACCTCAAGCGGATCACCGCCAACTGCCGCCTGCAATACATCACTGTCCCTAAATAATGCACACACTGCGATAACAGCTGTCCAACTCGCAGAAGCCCTTCCCTTTTCTATCTGGAGTAATGTTTTTTTGGATAGACCGAGTACATCCGCCATCTTTTGCTGGGAATACTCTTTTTCCAAACGGATCACCCGTAACTTAAGAGATAGTAATTCTATTAGCTGCTGTTGATTCATATGGTCACCTCATAGTTACATAGTATATCTATTGGTGTAATATTACACCAATAGATATACTAATGCAAACGAATCTTCAAAACTCTCTGTTAACATGCTGGCTATCGATTCTTTCGCAAAATTATGATAAGATTTACTGACTTTGTCATTTAACAAAAGAAACGAGGACTACTATGAAACAGCGTGAACAATGGACATCCAAGATAGGTTTTATTTTAGCAGCCGCCGGCAGTGCCATCGGTTTAGGTGCAATCTGGAAGTTTCCTTATATGGCCGGAACCAACGGCGGCAGCGTGTTTGTGCTGTTATTTATCATTTGCACTCTATTGATTGGATTACCGATTCTATTGGCGGAGTTTGTCATTGGGAGAAGAGGAC
The Sporosarcina sp. P33 genome window above contains:
- a CDS encoding alpha/beta hydrolase, whose amino-acid sequence is MVLDLIGYYLPAKQTADKLVILTHGYLGHAKQMGLYGQYYYEELGFNIFMPNARGHGKSGGD
- a CDS encoding YfhE family protein gives rise to the protein MSENKQPHKTLTDKNNGLSSAQEVLYAKDYKRADKAAENENNEKPKS
- a CDS encoding OsmC family protein, which encodes MIFHMTEHGFETETEFGKLHISSDEEKGFRPYQLMVASIAVCGGGVMRKILDKMRMPADDIAVDVKEVVRSQDDASRILKMHLHFTVTGSNITEDKMPRVMELTEKNCSMLQSVIGCIDVVKTFEIDTK
- a CDS encoding substrate-binding domain-containing protein; protein product: MITSLAFAVFLLIGFLFFTAIGSFYLLFMGLIHYIPLVIAGVIMLYIWIVMMLFHYFSTKQRKRWFGLIAGAVIIGAAVWPAMQLYKASISTVGAEVDVYYYEPFAFDRESKLVSLKEEATVQFENHLPRIDGATALYPLYAAFVQAVYPEKEYNPYDSEVMANTTPVAYDNLFNGKVDMILAAGPSDAQLKVAKEKGLELKLTPVGREAFVFFVNQKNPINGLELKQIQGIYAGNITNWDEVGGINEPIRAFQRPADSGSQTALERLMGDIPIMDAPKENVSEGMGGIISEVSKYRNYKNAIGYTFRYYSTEMVGNEEIKLLAIDGVKPTKETIRSDEYPIASEFYIVTAGTKNPNVGKFIEWMVSAQGQELVEKVGYVPIKEQMGE
- a CDS encoding alpha/beta hydrolase — protein: MGPDTEVVYHGLSMGAATVLMASGEQLPKQVKASIADSPYQSVYRLFAYQLDRMFHLPAFPLLDNMSLLTNAKAGYSLREADALGAVRRATVPILYIHGQADTFVPTDMTKELYAMTKSETELILVDGANHGEAFVMERVAYKKTVAGFIHQHLSANSNQY
- a CDS encoding helix-turn-helix transcriptional regulator; this translates as MNQQQLIELLSLKLRVIRLEKEYSQQKMADVLGLSKKTLLQIEKGRASASWTAVIAVCALFRDSDVLQAAVGGDPLEVLETIAHNGIDRRMDQSMGGKVWWRELETKGRFRLQQNLISQHYRILDEEHYRWYSSFDEEEAWQRLDELSEK
- a CDS encoding S-layer homology domain-containing protein, whose amino-acid sequence is MKNKLIGALIALLIFAAVPFQVQADASFTDVDKHWAKEEIMYLADRHIIGGFPDGTFKPNDPITRAQASSMLVKALKIPLVKNPTVKFKDVTKNSSYYQILATVNEKGIMRGDNGFMRPGEDTSRAHMAAIIRRSFTIPVDHQATFVDVSPAHWSFPDINGIAKKGITGGSDGKYMPADSVTRAQFSAFLVRALDDSMKLGDYHSYVSVKGKKIEQNGFSYTIAKNKTSAKLFKENQKTGTRSAILDSAAMPDNGINRELLMPGYQMVLYNDDLYIPYWNLINPETKIPAGYGLVKINVNDWRYTIGSIPIDQKFRNMFIWNDRIYYTLEKNKDRVFDSTFDPNTPIDDPLTLYSIAMDGKNKKTLLNFTARVIFDEVEATSKTNRVSQNNKSVAFDLSAMYYFNKTGVYKYNLLDKKTSKISNVLAKDMEITASQLVVTDQAGKKHTLKK